From one Natrinema saccharevitans genomic stretch:
- a CDS encoding cation:proton antiporter regulatory subunit: protein MEDQTLAQAQVREQMNCTVVAVERNSRVLADIGADFRIERGDQLVVAGPDDAVTQFSEQVS from the coding sequence TTGGAGGACCAAACACTCGCCCAAGCCCAGGTCCGCGAGCAGATGAACTGTACGGTCGTTGCGGTCGAGCGAAACAGTCGTGTCCTCGCCGATATTGGTGCTGACTTCCGCATCGAGCGTGGCGACCAACTCGTCGTCGCTGGACCAGACGATGCAGTTACGCAGTTCTCGGAGCAAGTGTCGTAA
- the nikB gene encoding nickel ABC transporter permease — protein sequence MLRAFFVRLGSLSSVLLGVSLITYGFAFLTPGDPAYTILREQRQSPPSEPEVASFRAEHGLDDPFLVQYVSWLTDALRGDLGTSYYQSESVTSLILASLPNTLELALAATAVSLVLAVPLGVFSAVHRDTWIDRTSQIAALVGVSMPNFWLGYLLLLVCSLWLGLTPVGGVGTLGHLVLPAITLGTGMAAIVTRIVRTSMLEILEADYVDTARSKGVRERLVIYKHALRNALIPVVTIVGLQFGYLINGAVIVESVFQRPGLGTLLVDAVFARDYPIVQGVVLVTAVAFVVTNQLVDLAYVALDPRVERGERP from the coding sequence ATGCTGCGTGCCTTCTTCGTCCGGCTCGGATCGCTGTCGTCGGTCCTCCTCGGCGTTTCCCTGATCACGTACGGGTTCGCGTTTCTGACGCCCGGAGATCCGGCGTACACGATCCTCAGAGAGCAACGCCAGAGCCCGCCATCGGAACCCGAGGTAGCGAGCTTTCGCGCCGAACACGGGCTGGACGACCCCTTCCTCGTCCAGTACGTCTCGTGGCTCACTGACGCGCTTCGTGGCGATCTCGGCACGTCGTACTACCAGTCAGAATCGGTCACGTCACTGATACTCGCGTCCCTGCCGAACACGCTCGAGCTCGCGCTGGCGGCGACGGCCGTCTCGCTCGTGCTTGCGGTTCCGCTGGGCGTATTCAGTGCCGTCCACCGCGACACGTGGATCGATCGTACGAGCCAGATCGCCGCCCTGGTCGGTGTCTCGATGCCGAACTTCTGGCTCGGTTACCTGCTGCTTCTCGTCTGTTCGCTCTGGCTCGGACTGACGCCCGTCGGCGGCGTCGGCACGCTCGGGCATCTCGTCTTGCCTGCGATCACGCTCGGCACCGGGATGGCCGCGATCGTCACCCGAATCGTCCGCACGTCGATGCTCGAGATCCTCGAGGCCGACTACGTCGATACCGCGCGATCGAAGGGGGTCCGCGAACGGCTCGTGATCTACAAGCACGCGCTCCGGAACGCCCTCATTCCGGTCGTAACGATCGTCGGCCTCCAGTTCGGGTATCTGATCAACGGTGCCGTGATCGTCGAGAGCGTCTTTCAGCGGCCGGGGCTGGGGACGCTGCTCGTCGATGCCGTCTTCGCCCGCGACTACCCGATCGTTCAGGGCGTCGTGCTGGTGACGGCCGTCGCGTTCGTCGTCACGAACCAGTTGGTCGATCTCGCGTACGTCGCACTCGACCCGCGCGTCGAACGAGGTGAGCGCCCGTGA
- the nikC gene encoding nickel transporter permease — protein sequence MRTNTAIRLGGGVLGLLAIVALVGPFVSPYDPTTQALETRLQGPSITHPLGTDALGRDVATRLVYGARVSLALAVTATTIRVAIGTAIGLLAATGGRFVDAVLMRLVDVQLAFPGLVLALVVAGVLGPSLRNVVIALSVVGWASYARVVRGSVLAIRDRPFVQSSKLYGTPRRRLVRRHLLPHVVSPVLVLATLNLGTVVLAAAGLSYLGLGAQPPTAEWGTMIAGGRNYLRSAPWLVTAPGVAIMLTVIGFNLLGDGLRDALDPDHLDDRKRQRT from the coding sequence ATCCGGACGAACACGGCGATCCGACTCGGCGGCGGCGTCCTCGGATTGCTCGCGATCGTCGCCCTCGTCGGCCCGTTCGTCTCGCCGTACGATCCGACGACGCAGGCGCTCGAGACGCGCCTACAGGGCCCCTCCATTACCCACCCGCTCGGAACTGATGCGCTCGGGCGGGACGTGGCGACCCGACTCGTGTACGGTGCACGTGTTTCGCTTGCACTTGCGGTGACCGCGACGACGATCCGCGTCGCCATCGGAACGGCGATCGGTCTGCTCGCGGCCACCGGCGGTCGGTTCGTCGACGCCGTCCTGATGCGGCTCGTCGACGTCCAGCTGGCGTTTCCCGGGCTCGTACTCGCGCTGGTGGTCGCCGGCGTACTCGGGCCGAGCCTGCGAAACGTCGTGATCGCGCTCTCGGTCGTCGGCTGGGCATCGTATGCCCGGGTCGTCCGCGGGAGCGTCCTCGCGATTAGGGATCGGCCGTTCGTCCAGTCGTCGAAGCTCTACGGGACGCCACGCCGCCGGCTCGTCCGGCGACACCTGTTGCCCCACGTCGTCAGCCCGGTACTCGTCCTGGCGACGCTGAACCTCGGCACCGTCGTCCTCGCGGCCGCCGGCCTCTCGTATCTCGGCCTCGGCGCACAGCCGCCGACGGCCGAGTGGGGTACGATGATCGCCGGGGGCCGGAACTACCTGCGATCCGCTCCCTGGCTCGTCACCGCGCCCGGGGTCGCGATCATGCTGACGGTCATCGGCTTCAACCTGCTGGGCGACGGCCTGCGAGACGCGCTTGATCCAGACCACCTCGACGATCGCAAGCGACAGCGAACCTGA
- a CDS encoding dipeptide ABC transporter ATP-binding protein, whose translation MTRTNTLEIENLHVHFDTGSETVRAVDGASFAIEPGEIVGLVGESGCGKSATARSIVRLESPGEIVDGSIRYGDRDLTTADERTLRRLRGRELAMVFQDPSTTLNPVYPIGEQIAEAVRIHREPDRQPLLQELARGASSRLRSSEVRSKVLELMDTVGIPRPTERIDSYPHQFSGGMRQRAMLAIALAREPSLLIADEPTTALDTTTQAAILERLASLNAEHGTGMLVISHDFGVVSQLCDRLVVMYDGVVVERGPTEQLRSSPKHPYTKALLGCLPRHADPDARLPTVERAPASGNATLEGCAFAGRCPFATEECRAVDPPSVSAGPDHDVRCDVPDAREASLEAMRDRRAQTGTATNAGETPTEPHSLAVDGGVTAPADSIGDSPSEQSSSDTGGGAGPVVALEGVTKSFRTSDRLLGRIFDADDRIPAVRGVSLELRSGETVGLVGESGCGKSTLAKLLAGLETPDEGTVRLRGRPVDGVGDRTDAQLSEIGVVFQHPGASLNPKRTVGEAIAEPLVEAGWSRSRRETRIATLCSLVGLSPEIVDRYPAQLSGGQRQRIAIARAIALEPSVLVLDEPTAALDASTQATVLNLLADLQADLGLTYLFVSHDLEVVRHVADRVAVMYCGRLVEAGPARATLSRPTHPYTQTLLNAIPGAERCEGFADRTDAIAGDPPSLAAPPSGCSFHPRCPVAEDDCSRVEPPLEAVDGDGDVRSRCPYASEWRDDSDPTGAFDVRLEADSSASDAASDTDESTIDSIETREID comes from the coding sequence ATGACACGAACCAACACGCTCGAGATCGAGAACCTCCACGTTCACTTCGACACCGGATCCGAGACCGTCCGCGCGGTCGACGGCGCGTCGTTCGCGATCGAACCCGGCGAGATCGTCGGGCTGGTCGGTGAAAGCGGGTGCGGCAAGTCGGCCACCGCGCGCTCGATCGTCCGGCTCGAGTCGCCCGGCGAGATCGTCGACGGGAGCATCCGATACGGCGACCGAGACCTGACGACGGCCGACGAGCGGACGCTCCGCCGGCTTCGCGGCCGGGAACTGGCGATGGTCTTCCAGGACCCGTCGACGACGCTGAACCCGGTGTATCCGATCGGCGAGCAGATCGCCGAGGCGGTGCGGATCCACCGGGAACCGGACAGACAGCCACTCCTCCAGGAACTCGCCCGTGGCGCGAGTTCTCGGCTCCGCTCCTCGGAGGTTCGGTCGAAAGTACTCGAGTTAATGGACACCGTCGGTATCCCTCGACCGACCGAACGGATCGATTCCTACCCCCACCAGTTCAGTGGCGGGATGCGCCAGCGGGCGATGCTCGCGATCGCGCTCGCCCGGGAGCCGTCGCTGCTGATCGCCGACGAACCGACGACCGCACTGGATACGACGACCCAGGCGGCGATCCTCGAGCGACTGGCTTCGCTCAACGCCGAACACGGCACGGGAATGCTGGTGATCAGCCACGATTTCGGCGTCGTCTCACAGCTCTGTGACCGGCTCGTCGTCATGTACGACGGGGTCGTCGTCGAGCGAGGGCCGACCGAGCAGCTCCGGTCGAGCCCGAAACACCCCTACACGAAGGCGCTGTTGGGCTGTCTTCCTCGTCACGCCGATCCCGACGCTCGGCTCCCGACGGTCGAGAGAGCGCCGGCGAGCGGGAACGCAACTCTCGAGGGGTGTGCGTTCGCCGGTCGCTGCCCGTTCGCGACCGAGGAGTGTCGTGCGGTCGATCCGCCGAGCGTTTCGGCCGGCCCCGACCACGACGTGCGGTGTGACGTGCCCGACGCGCGCGAGGCCTCGCTCGAAGCGATGCGAGACCGGCGAGCGCAAACGGGCACCGCGACCAACGCGGGCGAGACCCCGACCGAGCCGCACTCGTTGGCCGTCGACGGCGGCGTGACCGCACCTGCAGACTCGATCGGGGATTCGCCGAGCGAGCAGTCGAGCTCCGACACCGGCGGGGGTGCGGGACCGGTCGTCGCCCTCGAGGGCGTCACGAAGTCCTTCCGGACGTCCGACAGGCTCCTCGGACGCATCTTCGATGCCGACGACCGCATCCCGGCCGTCAGAGGCGTCTCTCTCGAGTTGCGATCCGGCGAAACCGTCGGGCTGGTCGGCGAGAGCGGCTGCGGCAAGTCGACGCTGGCGAAACTGCTCGCTGGCCTCGAGACGCCCGACGAAGGCACCGTTCGCCTCCGCGGTCGGCCGGTCGACGGTGTCGGCGATCGGACGGACGCCCAGCTATCCGAGATCGGCGTCGTGTTCCAGCACCCGGGCGCGAGTCTCAACCCCAAACGGACGGTCGGGGAGGCGATCGCCGAACCGCTGGTCGAGGCCGGCTGGTCGCGCTCGCGCCGAGAAACGCGGATCGCGACGCTGTGTTCGCTGGTCGGCCTCTCGCCCGAGATCGTCGACCGCTATCCCGCTCAGCTGTCCGGCGGCCAGCGCCAGCGGATCGCGATCGCTCGCGCGATCGCGCTCGAGCCGTCCGTCCTTGTACTGGACGAACCGACTGCCGCGCTCGACGCGTCCACTCAGGCGACGGTTCTGAATCTGCTTGCGGACCTGCAGGCCGACCTCGGCCTGACGTACCTGTTTGTCTCGCACGACCTCGAGGTCGTGCGCCACGTCGCCGACCGCGTCGCGGTGATGTACTGTGGGCGACTCGTCGAAGCGGGCCCGGCCCGCGCGACGCTCTCGCGGCCGACGCATCCGTACACGCAGACGCTGCTGAACGCGATTCCGGGAGCCGAGCGGTGCGAGGGATTTGCGGACCGAACGGACGCGATCGCGGGCGATCCGCCGAGTCTCGCAGCCCCACCTTCGGGCTGTTCGTTCCATCCCCGCTGTCCGGTCGCCGAGGACGACTGCTCGCGGGTCGAGCCGCCCCTCGAGGCCGTCGACGGCGATGGCGACGTCCGGTCGCGCTGTCCGTACGCAAGTGAGTGGCGTGACGACTCCGACCCGACCGGAGCGTTCGACGTGCGCCTCGAGGCCGACTCGAGCGCGTCCGACGCCGCTTCCGACACCGACGAATCAACGATCGACTCGATCGAAACACGCGAAATCGACTAA
- a CDS encoding ABC transporter substrate-binding protein, translating to MDRRTALQTTIGAATLAVAGCLSNDPDDADFRIGGPWKPSRDPLDGGSQIRRLGITEALVGVDYDANPTPELATEWERLDEYRWEFALREDVPFHDGESLDAAAAVESLRRTADASAFADVPIDTIEAVDEGTVAVETETPFTPLPAHLSRNEAVLLSPEAIDGDGSVTEPVSTGPFAVDTFQPGTELRAVRNDDYYGERPEIETVRYEVVDDDQTRRMKLENGELEMARILPHEMVSALESTDGIDVYTPEIPRIRFLTFDTQSEPFDDVRVRWAVDHAIDRSTITERILNDIDDPAAGPFSPELTEWANPNLETDRYDPDRARSLLSEADWTVDGGGGVRTRGGDELAVDVFTFDARSLPLIAEVLQDQLATVGIDLDVTVMEYSTMVDRVGQDSFDSYLTSWGTLWYPDPDRLSDMFHSEAASLHHGYENERVDTLLEEARELGEREARRERYYEVQSIVREDAPITVLTSYSNVVATASGVSGYEPHPTESRYGLESITLEES from the coding sequence ATGGACCGACGTACCGCACTGCAGACGACGATCGGCGCCGCGACGCTCGCCGTCGCGGGCTGTCTCTCGAACGATCCCGACGATGCCGACTTTCGCATCGGGGGCCCGTGGAAACCGAGCCGCGATCCGCTCGACGGCGGGAGCCAGATTCGCCGTCTCGGCATCACCGAGGCGCTGGTTGGCGTCGACTACGACGCGAACCCGACGCCGGAGCTCGCGACCGAGTGGGAGCGCCTCGACGAGTACCGCTGGGAGTTCGCGCTTCGAGAGGACGTCCCGTTTCACGACGGCGAGTCGCTGGACGCGGCAGCCGCCGTCGAATCGCTCCGACGGACCGCCGACGCCAGCGCGTTCGCGGACGTCCCGATTGACACGATCGAGGCCGTCGACGAGGGCACCGTCGCCGTCGAAACTGAGACGCCGTTCACGCCGTTGCCGGCCCACCTCTCGCGCAACGAGGCAGTACTGCTCAGTCCCGAGGCGATCGATGGGGACGGGTCGGTCACCGAACCCGTGAGTACCGGCCCGTTTGCAGTCGACACGTTCCAACCCGGCACCGAGCTACGAGCCGTCCGTAACGACGACTACTACGGGGAGCGACCCGAGATCGAAACCGTCCGCTACGAGGTCGTCGACGACGACCAGACCCGGCGGATGAAACTCGAGAACGGCGAACTCGAGATGGCTCGCATCCTGCCCCACGAGATGGTTAGCGCGCTCGAATCGACCGACGGGATCGACGTCTACACGCCCGAGATTCCGCGGATCAGATTCCTCACGTTCGACACCCAGTCGGAGCCGTTCGACGACGTCCGCGTTCGGTGGGCGGTCGATCACGCGATCGACCGGTCGACAATCACCGAGAGAATTCTCAACGACATCGACGATCCCGCCGCGGGGCCGTTTTCGCCGGAACTGACGGAGTGGGCGAACCCGAACCTCGAGACGGATCGCTACGATCCGGATCGCGCGCGGTCGCTGTTGTCCGAAGCCGACTGGACGGTTGACGGTGGGGGCGGCGTCCGAACCCGTGGCGGCGACGAACTCGCCGTCGACGTGTTTACCTTCGATGCCCGGAGCCTGCCGTTGATCGCCGAGGTGTTGCAGGACCAACTCGCTACGGTCGGGATCGATCTCGACGTGACGGTCATGGAGTACTCCACGATGGTCGATCGGGTCGGTCAGGACTCCTTTGACAGCTATCTCACGTCCTGGGGAACGCTGTGGTATCCCGATCCTGATCGGCTTTCGGACATGTTCCACTCGGAGGCTGCGTCGCTTCACCACGGCTACGAGAACGAGCGCGTCGATACCCTACTCGAGGAGGCGCGCGAACTCGGCGAGCGCGAGGCGCGACGGGAACGCTACTACGAAGTCCAGTCGATCGTCCGCGAGGACGCGCCGATCACGGTGTTGACGAGCTACTCGAACGTCGTCGCGACCGCGAGCGGGGTCAGCGGCTACGAACCCCACCCGACGGAATCGCGGTACGGACTCGAATCGATCACGCTCGAGGAATCATGA
- a CDS encoding creatininase family protein: MQLETSSWTDIETAAPTTALVPVGSTEQHGPHAPVGTDTIIARAMASEADRTWDGESVVLPALPVGVAPYHGRFPGTLSVSTETLRRYARDVVESLADSSVETVVFVNGHGGNGETLSHLAREVTEADAIELEVSRWEWMRAVDEHVGHAGELETAVLLHLRPDDVGEPVAGDAAAWTDTVDGGVVHQFTDEFSENGAVGDATDASAEQGKAVFETAVEALVSFLERVGTVQQDPTAGSVSS, translated from the coding sequence ATGCAACTCGAGACGAGTTCCTGGACCGATATCGAGACAGCGGCACCGACGACGGCGCTCGTTCCCGTCGGGAGTACGGAACAACACGGTCCGCACGCGCCCGTCGGGACCGACACGATCATCGCTCGCGCGATGGCGAGCGAGGCTGATCGGACGTGGGACGGCGAGTCAGTCGTACTCCCGGCGCTACCGGTCGGCGTCGCGCCCTACCACGGTCGTTTTCCCGGGACGCTGTCGGTGTCGACGGAGACGCTCCGTCGCTACGCTCGCGATGTCGTCGAGTCGCTTGCGGACTCGAGCGTCGAGACGGTCGTCTTCGTCAACGGTCACGGCGGCAACGGCGAGACCCTCTCGCATCTCGCCCGCGAGGTGACCGAAGCGGACGCTATCGAACTCGAGGTGTCCCGCTGGGAGTGGATGCGCGCCGTCGACGAACACGTCGGTCACGCGGGCGAACTCGAGACGGCCGTGTTACTCCACCTCCGTCCGGACGACGTCGGTGAGCCAGTTGCCGGTGACGCCGCCGCGTGGACCGACACGGTCGACGGGGGCGTCGTCCACCAGTTTACCGACGAGTTTAGCGAGAACGGCGCAGTCGGTGACGCGACTGACGCTTCGGCCGAGCAGGGGAAAGCGGTGTTCGAGACGGCCGTCGAGGCGCTCGTGTCGTTTCTCGAGCGGGTCGGGACCGTCCAACAGGACCCAACGGCAGGAAGTGTCAGTTCGTGA
- a CDS encoding C2H2-type zinc finger protein, whose product MSYTCSSCDAQFQSAAGVTQHVALHHNTCAECDEKFDDTDSLREHIHESH is encoded by the coding sequence ATGTCGTACACCTGCTCCAGTTGCGATGCACAGTTCCAGAGCGCCGCCGGCGTGACCCAGCACGTCGCACTTCACCACAACACGTGTGCCGAGTGTGACGAAAAGTTCGACGACACTGATTCGCTGCGCGAGCACATCCACGAGAGTCACTGA
- the tsaA gene encoding tRNA (N6-threonylcarbamoyladenosine(37)-N6)-methyltransferase TrmO, with amino-acid sequence MPEDTYSYEPIGVIRTPFESPEGMPIQPTGADSVTGTVEIEASYADGLADLAEFSHCILLYHFHASGDDVPLRVEPFLDDERRGVFSTRAPQRPNSIGLSVVAIESVTEQELTVSGIDVVDGTPLLDIKPFVPEFDIPSEVQTGWLDASESTIRSEQADKRFL; translated from the coding sequence GTGCCCGAAGACACGTACAGCTACGAACCGATTGGGGTGATTCGGACGCCGTTCGAATCACCAGAAGGGATGCCGATTCAACCGACCGGGGCGGATTCGGTCACGGGAACCGTCGAGATCGAGGCGTCGTATGCGGATGGATTAGCGGATCTTGCCGAGTTCTCGCACTGTATCCTGTTGTACCATTTTCACGCATCTGGCGATGACGTTCCCCTACGGGTCGAACCGTTTCTCGATGACGAACGGCGAGGCGTCTTCTCGACACGGGCGCCACAACGTCCGAATTCGATCGGCCTCTCCGTTGTGGCAATCGAGTCCGTCACAGAACAGGAACTGACCGTGAGCGGTATCGACGTCGTCGATGGGACACCGTTGCTGGATATCAAACCGTTCGTTCCCGAGTTCGATATCCCGTCCGAGGTGCAGACGGGCTGGCTCGATGCGTCGGAATCGACGATCCGATCAGAACAGGCCGACAAGCGGTTTCTCTGA
- a CDS encoding DUF7124 domain-containing protein — protein MAGPRGGRPAGLRIVSASDRRGRSSLRNYFETERYVFVGLDETRERGERVPDWAYQSVTEAATAADWRLGTTSSTGDDGP, from the coding sequence ATGGCGGGTCCGAGAGGCGGGCGACCAGCAGGGCTTCGTATCGTGTCCGCGTCCGATCGAAGGGGCCGCTCGAGTCTTCGAAATTACTTCGAGACGGAACGATACGTGTTCGTCGGGTTGGACGAGACCCGCGAGAGAGGAGAACGTGTTCCTGACTGGGCCTACCAATCGGTGACGGAGGCTGCAACGGCTGCGGACTGGCGGCTTGGGACGACGTCCTCAACTGGCGACGACGGGCCGTAG